The genomic region CGCGCGGCGAACTCGGTCGGTACAGGCTGATCGAGATGCTGAGCTTCCTCGCCAGCGAGATTCACAAGCGCTTTCCCATCTATTTCTCAGTGTCCGAGGAATCGAAAGCGGTCCTCCGCGAAGAGATTCTTCAGCGCTTCGGCCTTCTGGCCGGCAGGGTGGAGCGCGAGAACTATCTCTTTGGTGAGAGCTTCAGCGTGGCGGACCCCTACCTCTTTATGCTGGCGCGTGGCGCGCAGGAACTCGGCTTCCCGCTTGCCAAGTGCTTTCGCGATTATGTGGGCCGCATCGAGACGCGTTCCTCCGTACGGGAGGCAGAACGACGTGAAGGTCTCACCTAAGCCTCCTCCACCTCGATCATGATTCAGGAGGAGCGGAAATGGCTCGGTCGGACCTCGCTTGGCGAGAGGAACCCGGGTCATCACCACAGAGCTCAAACCAATGGGAGGACAGGATGCAAACAAATCAACGCGCGATCCGC from Rhizobium gallicum bv. gallicum R602sp harbors:
- a CDS encoding glutathione S-transferase N-terminal domain-containing protein; this encodes MKLFYAPGFSSIADHIAMLEAGLRFDLVKVDILTKQIEGGGSYTDINPKGYIPALMFDDGELLTENAAILAWVADRVPNLAPRGELGRYRLIEMLSFLASEIHKRFPIYFSVSEESKAVLREEILQRFGLLAGRVERENYLFGESFSVADPYLFMLARGAQELGFPLAKCFRDYVGRIETRSSVREAERREGLT